The following is a genomic window from Candidatus Dependentiae bacterium.
TAATTTTTCACGTGTCATCCCCGACTTCGATCGGGGATCCAGTCCTATCATACCATCGCCCAAAGCAGGCGCATTGGGCTACCACAATATCGCATTGCATTCGCAACGCTACTCGAATTTTGTAATTTATTTATCTTTATATATTAATATTTTCTTCTTTTTTTATACTATCGCTAAAAATTATATCATTTTTTTCAATCTCATATTCAAACAAATTTTTAAGCTCCGGATAAACAGTAATAAATCCATTTATTAAAATAGATTCAAATTTATTTTTTGAATAATTATCTTTTACAAAACTTGAAGCGTATTTACTAAAATCTTTGTATATATCGTTAGAAGATAAAATATATAAAGCTTTTTCTGCCATATTTTTATAATCATTTATATTTACTAAAAATCCATTTTTACCATCAATTACAAAATCTTTTGGTCCGCCGCAACTTGTTGCAACCACAGGAATACCATAAGACATAGCCTCCAGTCCTATTAATCCTAGACCTTCCTGATATGAAGTGATAAGTATTAAATCTGCAATTTCATAAAATTGTGCCAATTCATTTTTATTAAGATTGCCTGTAAAAATTATATTCTTATAAAAACTTTGATTACTAAATTTTATAATCTGCTTTTGCTCAGGCTTACTTCCAACAATATATAATTTTATAGAATTATCTTTTTCGTAAATATTATTAAAACTTTGCATTAACATATCAAAATTTTTTCTTGGATCTGAAAATCTTCCAACAGCTATTATATTTTTATTTTCAGATAAAGATTTTCCATTAACCTTTACGCCCATAGGAAAACCGCAAATAGCTAAATTATCTCTATTGTGACCAATAATCTGATTGATACGTTTTTTTGTATCTTTGCTTATAGGTAACGAATATGAAGATTTTTGAAAAATTTCTTTTTCTATTTTTTTCATCTTAAATTTAGAAAAAAAATCAATAAATTTTCTAATCATTGGCAGTTGATCTGCGCGCTGAGCTCTATCATCTTGATAACCGGCAGAAACAATAGATAAAAATTTTTTATTTAATTTAACTAATGGGTAAGCTGCAATATTTGAACCACTGACAAGAATAAAATAATCATAATCTTGAAGCACTTTTTGCCACAAATTTAAACTATACTTATAGTGTCCCGGTTCCCAAAATGCCCATTTCGAACCAACCTCAACAACTCTCATTCCCAAATAATTGGTTTCTCTTATATCATTTTTAAAATTTAAAGTTTTTAAATTTGCAGAAATTTTTGAATCAAAACTCAAATAAAAAACAGTTGGGTCAAAATATTTGCCCAAAAATTTGTAAACTTCACGCAAATATGAAAGAACTCCGCCAAAACTATAATTGTTTTTTATAGTTAAAATTGCAATTTTCGGTTTTTCCATTACTACAAACCCCTTTTTTTTAAAATTACATGCTTTGAATATATTCCATAAACTTTTTTAACACAATTTTTAGTTCAAATTCTTGAACTCTGTTATAAGAATTTAATACGATTTTTTCTCTTTCTTGTTTATTATTCAAATAATATTTAATTTTTTCACATAATTTTTCAATTGAATCAAAACAAACAATAGACTCATTTTCTTTAAATAAAATTTCAGCCTGTTCTTCAGAATGTTGCGTTAATAAAAAAGATTTGGTCGCCGGAACTTCCATGGTTCTCATATTATGTGAT
Proteins encoded in this region:
- a CDS encoding glycosyltransferase family 4 protein; the encoded protein is MEKPKIAILTIKNNYSFGGVLSYLREVYKFLGKYFDPTVFYLSFDSKISANLKTLNFKNDIRETNYLGMRVVEVGSKWAFWEPGHYKYSLNLWQKVLQDYDYFILVSGSNIAAYPLVKLNKKFLSIVSAGYQDDRAQRADQLPMIRKFIDFFSKFKMKKIEKEIFQKSSYSLPISKDTKKRINQIIGHNRDNLAICGFPMGVKVNGKSLSENKNIIAVGRFSDPRKNFDMLMQSFNNIYEKDNSIKLYIVGSKPEQKQIIKFSNQSFYKNIIFTGNLNKNELAQFYEIADLILITSYQEGLGLIGLEAMSYGIPVVATSCGGPKDFVIDGKNGFLVNINDYKNMAEKALYILSSNDIYKDFSKYASSFVKDNYSKNKFESILINGFITVYPELKNLFEYEIEKNDIIFSDSIKKEENINI